In Ananas comosus cultivar F153 linkage group 10, ASM154086v1, whole genome shotgun sequence, the sequence CCAGAGCCTTCATAAGCAACTCGCGGTTCTTCACAAGGTTTTGGACCCTCTCGCGAATCCACTCGGGCCCCACCTCTAAGGAGTAGAGGGCTAGACGCTGGCCTATAATGGAGGCGCAGATGGGTATGTTGTCCTGGACTTTGAGGAGCTGTGCGGCAAGCCCCGGCACTTCAGTTGGATATGCAATCTGCAAACGCTAGCTTAAGTAAGATATTTTACAAAGGTGCCGTAAATTGCTAACCTATACCTAACAGCAACAGGAGATTCGCTTCCTAAATAACAATGCACTCAATGGAACATTCATTTCAGAACTTTCAATAGTTATAGCAATCTCAAATTCGCAcaagagggggaaaaaatagAATTCTGCCAACTTACATATCCCACACGCCATCCCATCATTCCATAGGCCttagaaaaggagaagagattGACAATGTGATCACCCTCTATACAAGTATGCTTCAATCCATCATACATAAAATACCTGGAAATGCACATAAAGAATATGTGAGATAGGTAAGACATGTTGTGTGTACAGCAACGTAATGCGAATACTTAGATATGGACAGCAAAACTGCAATCAGAAAGCACCAACCATTGGTTTGTTTATTAATTCATGACAGAATGCTCAAAAGTCCACAACAGCCTAACTAATTTGAACCAGTTATGGGAGTTTATAATTTCATGTCATAACATGAACATCTACTAGAAGTCAACATAGCGATTAGTGAACCATCTAAAACATAAACATCTAGTAGAAGTCAACATAGAACCATCTAATAAAAACTCGGTAACATAAAACAACTTTTCTTTATTAATTCAGGATGAACTCTTCCCATTCAAGTCAGATAATGTATGGAATGCACTATACATCCAAACCTAGTTGTTCCTAACATCATGTTACTAAATATTCCTCTTCAAAACGAATAGATATGCGGTATATGCCAATTGTCAATTAGGAAGCAAAGAACATACCATTATTCATAAGTAGTGCTTAAAatgatccaaaattttaaaccaTCAAAGCACGCACTTACTCATAAGTATTGTCTACAACAAGCCATGCACCGGCATTTCTGCAAAGATCTGAAATTTTCTGGAAGAATAACAGAAGCATGATATCAGGAGAAATTTACCAATAGTCCgcacggagagagagagagagagagagagagagagagaccaggAGGATAGGTTCTGGGATATAGGCCCCGGAAGGGTTTCCTGGATTTACAACAGTAACAAGCTTGGGAACTGGTTTGTTGTCTTTTCCTGAGAGGGTTTCCTCCAGCCACACTGAAATATCAGAGACATGAATAAAATCTTAcatatttttgagaaaaaaaatgctTAAACTAAACAAAGTACGAGAAACCGTTTGAATAGGGAAAAAAGGAATTTCTTTTATCCTTCAATAAGATGAAGTTCGATGTTTTAAACCCACGAGAAATAAACGAGTCATTATAGACACAATGCTGGGCCAAAATATAAATTCCCTAGCCCACCTAACACCAATACAGAATTACAGATGTCTTGCCCTTCTCTCAACCAagacaaaatttaataaataaaagtatcttACCCACATCTGGCTGAAGTGTATTGGGATCACTAGGACCCACCAAAATGTTCTTGATGCCTGTCATCTGGAATGACATGTATGCATTGAAGTAATATGGTGCAAACATCACAACAGAGTCCCCAGCATCACAAAGTGTAAGGACAAGATTTACAAATCCCTGTGAACATAAAGCTACTTTATATCAAGGACATATAAGGAAAGGAAAGAGTGTGTGTTGCAAACTCGTCAAGGTTCCATTCGTCCAACGCAATATATTCAACTGGCGAAAACATTCGagataattaagattgatagaaGTAATGATCACAATACAATACACTAAAAAATCAGAGTATACAAGAAGCAGGATTAGACAAAACAAATGCAAGCAAAAACAATAAAGGCGACAAATGTCAAACCTTACGAGCaacttattcaaaaatttaatagcaaaaCTATCAATAGGCTGATTTGcaagtcaaattcaaaattccaATCCCTACAATAACCGTAATGAGAACTTGCCAACAAAAAATATTATGGTTGGATTGAACTCAGTCTGTAGCCTGTTCGGCTCTTGACATGGCTTccaacaaaaaaaggaaaaaaaaacctcaCTAGTAAATAAGTTCTCTATGTTACAACCCACGCTTAGATTTCTTTTGCAAGTTCCAAAGACTGTAAACTTGGCAACTAAAGCCAAAAGGGtataaaaatgtatattttaagACAAAACACCAGTAAATTTTAACCACACGTATGGAAAATAGACAACACTTTTATTCTATACAATAAGTCAAACTAGAACTAGTAAGAAACAAAGTATTCATACATGGTCAGCAAGTTAGTGCCTGATTACATGGTGCCAAAAGTTGTTGTAATAGAACGACAGGTACCTGATTTGCACCAGCTGTGACCATGACGGAACAGTTGGTTAACTTGTTTTCCCGCCGCAACTGCAGACAGGATATAAAATTAAGAGGAAAgaaattttaagttgaaatcAGTCATCAGTTTTAGCACCTACATCAAATTGTTGATTACGTGATAGCAATAAAGAAGTTTCCTGTCTATGTAAGAATGAACACCCAAAATTGCAGTTTTACATTCACTAAACATTACATAAATAGATCGAAACCCAGTAGGGTTCTTCCTCAAGCAATCTCTTCAGAATTCCCCATAAAATCAGTGAAAGCTAGCAACTAAaactctctctctgtttttccGTTTCCCTAATGAAGATAAGATATCAACTACCTAGTCTAGCATGTACATCATCACCAAACTAATTAAGAGACAGCATGCATCACGTCTTTACTTTCAACCGACCCAACACAAGCTATCATTAATCAGGCCTTGTTGACCAATGTGACAACCTTCAAGCATCAGCAAAAAAACTTACTGCATATGCCTCAATTAAGAAATTGTcactattagagataaattaaggAGCTACAGAATAAGATCTCATGAGTTCAACAAAACAGAGGGTACTTTGATGTAGTACTCGAATAAATGAGTTATATAATTCTAAAGAATACCTTCTCTATCAAAGCCTCCCTGAGTTCTGGAAGACCCTCATCACCACCATAACGGCTGGTTGAAGGGTCCCATACAATTTCTTTCACCTTGTTCAGAGCCTGATCAGGTGGTTGCCAATAAACTACTCCCTGCATCAAAATATATAGAAGTTTGAAGTTCCGTTCCAGATCGATTTAATCACTTTGAACACAGGAACATGCAGTTGAACAAGGATCTTCATTGTATTTATCCTTATTTTCAACAACCCTTGTAGAGAAAACTTAATTACAGCCCTATCTCATCTAAGAGAACAAGCACAGGTACCAAAATTCCGGCTTTTCTTATACTATTCTAAGCACTACGCCAAACTTCATGAACTCCTTCACTGTAAAGCAAGATTGCACCAACAAAACTAACATAGATAACCCATCGGATCATGCAGAAACAGATAACTCCGGGCTCCAGTTTAATGCTTTATCAGACACTCTGAAACTACAGGAACTAAAGTTTTGCAACTATGTTTGTACAATTGGGCTAACTTCAAATTTACACCATCAAGCAATAATTCGCATTAACTAAAACGGTAGCTCATGAGAGGCACCATCTAATGCCCTTACCTGTGCTAGAGACATGATATCTTTAGCTCCACGGACCAACTCTTGTATCTAAAcaacacaaaaacaaaagaaccGAAATTCATTAGAAAAAAACTAACAGCGACCAAAGCAAATTTACCACAAATCAAACCGTAAAGAGAAAATTCCCCGGCCAAAAGGAAACAAGACCAGATCACCTGCACCATAACGGGCATATCCGTCTCCAGCGCCCTCTTCGCGAGCTTCGCGTAGCTCCCCATCTCCCTTCCCCTCCCACAACACCTCCCCCTGGTAGCAAATGAGTAGAATTAGAGATCCAAAGGAGCGAAATTGAGATCAAAAAGGGGGTCaaaagtagatttttttttttttaatacataaatatatattttaaagccCTAACTTGTTGGAGGGTGCAAAAGGCTCAAAACACAACCCCCACCTAATCGAGAGAGTAAACAAGGAGGAGATCACCAACGCACTCCACCAAACTCCTCGTCCGACCAATCGCATAGATTAAAAAAACCCCACTACGTCCGTCCTCAACAAcgccccccctcctcctcttacTAACTAATTGCGACACCCttgtttttttcttgttttttaatTACTATCGACCCCTTCGCCGCTCTCCTCCTCTTGTGCATGTAGATATACATATCCCCACTGTATATGCAATAatgtaaaaaaacaaacaaacaaacaaacaaacaaacaaacaacaagtgttaaaaaaaaggtgaaattgaGCTATTTTTACTTTACCACAGTCGAAGGCCaccccaaaaaattaaaaaaaatttaaaaaaaaaactactactCTCTCCTCACTGGAATTGGAGGACGCCGCCATGTTTGACCTCGATTTGCTAATTGTCGGCACAGCTTGTAAAGTCGTCGCCGACTTCGAAGCCGGAGGTTTCGCGTACGTTGCCATTATTGCATTACGGCATCGGATCCCAAGGACCAGCGAGCGCACCCAGAAAAGTCCATGGACCGAACCGGCTCGGTTTGGCCCGCCTACGCTCTGACATCACCATTTTGGGCCGTGCTCGTCGGACCGGCATGTAGCCCGGCacgatttttattattatttttttttcctccttctcTCGagtataatttaattcaaaatattgttatttaaaatttactaactatttatttatatattattattattctttgtaAAACtgatataaaatatgtattaaaaaataaaatttaaatatattgacTACTACTAATTAATAACCTCCCCCCAAATCAGTACAGGATTCGGGTCGAGCATAAAACCCGACCCGAAACCTACACGGATCGAAAATAAACCGAGCGAAAAAACGGTGAGGGGTTTGGGCGGAAGAGATGAGGTTTCAGCTTCTGCGATCTCCGTCTCCGTCGAGCTCTTGCTGCGGCTACCAAATTCCTTTCCAACCCTCTAATGgagtcctcctcctccgatcgTCGCCCATGAAAATCCCCAAGTCTCACACGGTAAGAGgagctttctcttttccttttgttaCTACCCTTACTCGGTTTTGAGTTTAAttggtgtttttgagttttttttttaaatctttcgGTGAGTTTACTGTGAAT encodes:
- the LOC109716730 gene encoding uncharacterized protein LOC109716730 isoform X2; this encodes MRLVGRGVWWSALVISSLFTLSIRGRCCGRGREMGSYAKLAKRALETDMPVMVQIQELVRGAKDIMSLAQGVVYWQPPDQALNKVKEIVWDPSTSRYGGDEGLPELREALIEKLRRENKLTNCSVMVTAGANQGFVNLVLTLCDAGDSVVMFAPYYFNAYMSFQMTGIKNILVGPSDPNTLQPDVVWLEETLSGKDNKPVPKLVTVVNPGNPSGAYIPEPILLKISDLCRNAGAWLVVDNTYEYFMYDGLKHTCIEGDHIVNLFSFSKAYGMMGWRVGYIAYPTEVPGLAAQLLKVQDNIPICASIIGQRLALYSLEVGPEWIRERVQNLVKNRELLMKALAPLGEGAVKGGEGAIYLWAKLPDKYSDDFEVVRWLVNRHGVVVIPGSASGGQGFIRISFGGLKEENCELAAERLRKGLEELVSKGMVQ
- the LOC109716730 gene encoding uncharacterized protein LOC109716730 isoform X1, with translation MRLVGRGVWWSALVISSLFTLSIRWGLCFEPFAPSNKGRCCGRGREMGSYAKLAKRALETDMPVMVQIQELVRGAKDIMSLAQGVVYWQPPDQALNKVKEIVWDPSTSRYGGDEGLPELREALIEKLRRENKLTNCSVMVTAGANQGFVNLVLTLCDAGDSVVMFAPYYFNAYMSFQMTGIKNILVGPSDPNTLQPDVVWLEETLSGKDNKPVPKLVTVVNPGNPSGAYIPEPILLKISDLCRNAGAWLVVDNTYEYFMYDGLKHTCIEGDHIVNLFSFSKAYGMMGWRVGYIAYPTEVPGLAAQLLKVQDNIPICASIIGQRLALYSLEVGPEWIRERVQNLVKNRELLMKALAPLGEGAVKGGEGAIYLWAKLPDKYSDDFEVVRWLVNRHGVVVIPGSASGGQGFIRISFGGLKEENCELAAERLRKGLEELVSKGMVQ